In a genomic window of Scyliorhinus torazame isolate Kashiwa2021f chromosome 5, sScyTor2.1, whole genome shotgun sequence:
- the LOC140419187 gene encoding uncharacterized protein isoform X1 codes for MEKLLKCGDCGKGYNYPSGLDIHRRIHTGERPYTCTVCGKGFAYSSSLYTHQRVHTGERPFNCLECGKGCNALSSLLIHQQVHSDQRPFQCSDCDKSFKSTKDLLRHQRTHMEVRPFACSVCGKGFTQSSHLLTHQLVHSDKRRFQCSLCEKCFKSKNDLQAHQRTHTGEKPFTCSLCQRRFGRLSQLQTHQRVHSDQRPFQCSDCEKSFKSKQDLVMHQRVHTGERPFTCSVCGKGFTHSSHRLRHQRVHTGERPFICSVCGKGFADSPHLLLHERIHTGERPFTCSMCGKGFTQPSQLTVHQLVHTEQRPFKCSDCEKSFKSTKDLLRHQQGHTGERSFTCSMCGKRFVQSSHLLRHQQVHTGERSFTCSICGKRFARSSNLLRHQRVHKSLQRLDSAVAAAANTMQD; via the coding sequence ATGGAGAAACTattgaaatgtggggactgtgggaagggatataaTTACCCATCTGGATTGGatattcatcgacgcattcacactggagagaggccttacacctgcactgtgtgtgggaaaggatttgcttacTCATCCAGCCTGTATACACATCAGCGTGTTCAtactggcgagaggccattcaaTTGCCTTGAATGTGGGAAGGGGTGTAATGCTTTATCAAGCCTCCTGATTCACCAGCAAGTTCACTCTGATcagagaccatttcaatgttctGATTGTGACAAAAGCTTTAAAAGCACAAaggacctgctgagacaccagcgcactcacatggAGGTGAGGCCTTTCGCCTGCTCagtgtgcgggaagggattcactcagtcatcccaccttctaacacaccaacttgttcactctgataaGAGACGTTTTCAATGCTCGCTCTGTGAGAAGTGTTTTAAAAGTAAAAATGATTTACAAgcccatcaacgcactcacactggggagaagccattcacctgctctctctgtcagAGGAGATTTGGACGTTTATCCcagctacagacacaccagcgagttcactctgatcagagaccatttcaatgttctgattgtgagaagagctttaaaagcaaacAGGATCTGgtgatgcaccagcgagttcacactggagagaggccattcacctgctctgtgtgtgggaagggattcacccattcatCCCACCGTCTgagacaccagcgcgttcacactggagagaggccgttcatttgctcTGTGTGTGGTAAGGGATTTGCTGATTCACCCCACCTTCTGCTAcatgagcgaattcacactggagaaagacctttcacttgctccatgtgtggaaagggattcactcagccatcccagctcactgtacatcaacttgttcacactgagcagagaccttttaaatgttctgactgtgagaagagctttaagagCACTAAGGAccttctgagacaccaacaaggtcacactggggagaggtcattcacctgttccatgtgtgggaagagatttgttcagtcatcccacctgcttagacaccagcaggttcacacaggagagaggtcattcacctgctccatatgtgggaagagatttgctcggtcatccaatctgctgagacaccagcgagttcacaagtcacTGCagaggttagattctgctgttgctgctgctgctaatacaatgcaggactga
- the LOC140419187 gene encoding uncharacterized protein isoform X2 encodes MEKLLKCGDCGKGYNYPSGLDIHRRIHTGERPYTCTVCGKGFAYSSSLYTHQRVHTGERPFNCLECGKGCNALSSLLIHQQVHSDQRPFQCSDCDKSFKSTKDLLRHQRTHMEVRPFACSVCGKGFTQSSHLLTHQLVHSDKRRFQCSLCEKCFKSKNDLQAHQRTHTGEKPFTCSLCQRRFGRLSQLQTHQRVHSDQRPFQCSDCEKSFKSKQDLVMHQRVHTGERPFTCSVCGKGFTHSSHRLRHQRVHTGERPFICSVCDGLWCNPVCGVCLMVVTWNIEVIEEPRPWISEELHCGLKMQSMMDNLVKSQPCQN; translated from the exons ATGGAGAAACTattgaaatgtggggactgtgggaagggatataaTTACCCATCTGGATTGGatattcatcgacgcattcacactggagagaggccttacacctgcactgtgtgtgggaaaggatttgcttacTCATCCAGCCTGTATACACATCAGCGTGTTCAtactggcgagaggccattcaaTTGCCTTGAATGTGGGAAGGGGTGTAATGCTTTATCAAGCCTCCTGATTCACCAGCAAGTTCACTCTGATcagagaccatttcaatgttctGATTGTGACAAAAGCTTTAAAAGCACAAaggacctgctgagacaccagcgcactcacatggAGGTGAGGCCTTTCGCCTGCTCagtgtgcgggaagggattcactcagtcatcccaccttctaacacaccaacttgttcactctgataaGAGACGTTTTCAATGCTCGCTCTGTGAGAAGTGTTTTAAAAGTAAAAATGATTTACAAgcccatcaacgcactcacactggggagaagccattcacctgctctctctgtcagAGGAGATTTGGACGTTTATCCcagctacagacacaccagcgagttcactctgatcagagaccatttcaatgttctgattgtgagaagagctttaaaagcaaacAGGATCTGgtgatgcaccagcgagttcacactggagagaggccattcacctgctctgtgtgtgggaagggattcacccattcatCCCACCGTCTgagacaccagcgcgttcacactggagagaggccgttcatttgctcTGTGTGTG ACGGGCTGTGGTGTAaccctgtgtgtggagtttgtctcATGGTGGTAACATGGAACATCGAGGTGATAGAAGAACCCAGACCGTGGATATCTGAAGAACTGCATTGTGGGCTCAAAATGCAAAGCATGATGGACAATTTAGTCAAGTCACAGCCTTGCCAGAATTAG